In Burkholderia pseudomultivorans, the DNA window AGCGCTCGAACCCGCGTTCGGCGGCGCAAGCCTGCACGACCTCGAAACGGCCTGCGCGCTCGCCGACGAAGCGTTCGACGCGTATCGCGAAACCGGCCCCGAGGCGCGCGCCGCGTTTCTCGACGCGATCGGCCGCAACATCATGGCGCTCGGCGACGCGCTGATCGAGCGCTGTGTCATCGAAACGGGCCTGCCGCGCGCGCGCATCGAAGGCGAGCGCGGCCGCACGGTCGGCCAGCTCGCGCTGTTCGCGTCGATCGTGCGCGACGGCGCTTTCGTCGATGCGCGGATCGATCCGGCCCGCCCCGAGCGCAAGCCGCTGCCGCGCGTCGACCTGCGCCTGCGCAACGTCGCGATCGGCCCGGTCGCCGTGTTCGGCGCGAGCAACTTCCCGCTGGCGTTCTCGGTCGCGGGCGGCGACACCGCATCGGCGCTCGCGGCCGGCTGCCCGGTGATCGTGAAGGCGCATTCCGCGCATCCGGGCACGTCCGAGCTCGTCGGCCGCGCGATCCAGCAGGCCGTGCGCGAATGCGGGCTGCCGGCCGGCGTGTTCTCGCTGCTGTTCGACACGTCGCGCGAGGTCGGCCAGGCGCTCGTCGCCGATCCGCGCATCAAGGCGGTCGGCTTCACGGGCTCGCGCCGCGGCGGCGTCGCGCTGATGCATGTCGCGGCCGCGCGCCACGAGCCGATTCCCGTCTACGCGGAAATGAGCTCGATCAATCCGGTGCTGCTGCTTCCCGCCGCGCTCGACGCGCGCCACGACGCGATCGCGCAGCAGTTCGTCGCATCGCTGACGCTCGGCGCCGGCCAGTTCTGCACGAACCCGGGCCTCGTGCTGGCCGTCGACGGCCCCGCGCTGCGCGCGTTCGAAGCGACGGCCGCCGAAGCCGTGCGCGCCGCCGCCGCGCAGACGATGCTGACGCCGCACATCCACGCGAGCTACGCGCAGGGCGTCGCATCGCTGCGCGCGCACGAGGCGGTCGAATCGCTTGCGGAAGGTGCCGAAGGCGGCCGCTACCAGGCCCGCGCGGCGCTGTTCGCGACCTCGGCCGATGCGTTCGTCTCGCGTCCGGAGCTGCGCGACGAAGTCTTCGGCCCCGCGTCGCTGATCGTGCGCTGCCCGGATGCCGACACGCTGCATCGCGTGCTGAAGTCGCTCGAAGGCCAGCTGACGATCGCCGCGCACCTCTCCGACGGCGATGCGGCGCTGTTCGCCACGCTGCGGCCGACGCTCGAACGCAAGGCCGGGCGCATTCTCGTCAACGGTTTCGGCACCGGTGTCGAGGTCGGCCATGCGATGGTGCACGGCGGCCCGTTCCCGGCGACGTCGGACACGCGCACGACATCGGTCGGCGCGCGCGCGATCGAGCGCTTCCTGCGCCCCGTGTCGTATCAGGACGTGCCCGACGCACTGCTGCCCGACGCGATCCGCGACGGCAATCCGCTGAACGTG includes these proteins:
- a CDS encoding aldehyde dehydrogenase (NADP(+)); translated protein: MQLTGQLLIGQSGVAGQNGTLHAIAAATGEALEPAFGGASLHDLETACALADEAFDAYRETGPEARAAFLDAIGRNIMALGDALIERCVIETGLPRARIEGERGRTVGQLALFASIVRDGAFVDARIDPARPERKPLPRVDLRLRNVAIGPVAVFGASNFPLAFSVAGGDTASALAAGCPVIVKAHSAHPGTSELVGRAIQQAVRECGLPAGVFSLLFDTSREVGQALVADPRIKAVGFTGSRRGGVALMHVAAARHEPIPVYAEMSSINPVLLLPAALDARHDAIAQQFVASLTLGAGQFCTNPGLVLAVDGPALRAFEATAAEAVRAAAAQTMLTPHIHASYAQGVASLRAHEAVESLAEGAEGGRYQARAALFATSADAFVSRPELRDEVFGPASLIVRCPDADTLHRVLKSLEGQLTIAAHLSDGDAALFATLRPTLERKAGRILVNGFGTGVEVGHAMVHGGPFPATSDTRTTSVGARAIERFLRPVSYQDVPDALLPDAIRDGNPLNVPQRIDGVPAPRKAGRD